Part of the Henckelia pumila isolate YLH828 chromosome 2, ASM3356847v2, whole genome shotgun sequence genome is shown below.
ccataaaaattcaaagaagagCAGAAAACTAGCgagaaaaaattgaaagaataaaacctagccgcctttTAGGGTctccaaaatctgataataatcccccaaaaacggaattaaaagcctaataaagtctagagtccaaaataaaagagtttccaaaattacaaaatccttACCGAAAAGCCTCGCACGCTCGAGCGCAGGAGTACGGCCGCTCGATCGCTCAATAATATGCAATTCTctgtttttcaaaatttttggccgctcgatcgctcTTGTTCATCCGCTCGAGCGCTCGAAAATATGTGATTCTCTGTTTTGCCTCACCTGACGTGGCGCTCGATCGCTCGAGTTCATTCGCTCGAGCGCCCAATAATCTTCGATTTTCTGCCTTCCTTTTCTTCAACTTCGACacctcctacacattaaacccggaaatatgttatgaagctaaatgcatgcaaattacaaaactaagataaaacaagaacaaaagcaaataaatgcatgcaaattactaacaaaataacatcaaaatatgcaaacaaaacacaactatcacTCACGTCTCTCTTAAACAAATatgttatttgttttatttttcttagaATAATCTTCATCATATCAAACATGAAACATGAGGTTTatcaataatatattttaaaaaacaaaaagagttgaacaatataaggctagcaaatctcaaaaataaattttatgagaCAGATCTATTAATTAGActgaacataaaaaaaaatactattttatatgttaaaaatattattttaaatatgaataaaattgACTAAATATTTGTCAGACTGAAGATTTACTCGGTCAGTTACATAACACAGGCAAGACATTTTAGTATCTCCAGGATCTTTACTTGTTTTATAAAAAGTTGGTGTCCTAAAAATGTGCAGCACAATCATCACGCGTgtccattaaatattaaaataaataaatagaaatagaaacaaaacaaaaaattggaGCCAAATCTAACAAACAAAACTGTTCCTTAAAATGGAGGAATATTTATAGGGACAGAAAACAGAAGCACAGAAAGTCTGGGAAAGGAGAGATACGATGGATGATGGAAGTTTTGTCATCGTTGAATTTTCTACTTGTCTTTAGGGTTTGATGGATTGAACCCTAAACCTAAGGCAGAGCAGAGCTTCCCCACTTTCCTCTTTCTCCTTCAATCCCCCCCCTCCACCCAACCCAcctttttcttaattttttttttttaatatcctGAATAAGATTATTATTCAGCCCATTCTTGAATTTTCACCACATTATATATCCTCGTGTTTCTTGGGTCGTTTTTGTTGGTACCCATGTTGTTTGAGGACGTGGGATTTGACTGGATTCTTGCCATAATGTGATGTGTGCATGGAACATGGAAGCTGATTCAAGGAGACTGAATCACgacgttgttgttgtttttgtgtataTTTTCCTATTGGGAGGTGTTAATTGCGTCACAGATCCGAATGATTTCGAGATTCTGGACGATTTCAGAAATGGTTTGGAAAATCCCGAGCTTTTGAAATGGCCCGCCAATGGGAATGATGCATGCGGCCCTCCTTCGTGGCCTCATTTGTTCTGTTCTGATGGCAGAGTCACGCAGATTCAGGTTCGGGGGCTTGGATTACAAGGGCCCTTGCCTCATAATTTTAATCGATTGGATAAACTCCAAAATGTGGGATTTCAAATGAACAAGCTCAATGGGAAGTTGCCAACTTTCAGTGGATTAACCAACTTGCAGTTTGCGTTCTTGGATTTCAACGAATTCGATACGATCCCTTCGGATTTTTTCCACGGGCTCGACAACATTCGTGTCTTGAATTTGGATGACAACCCCTTCAACCAGAGTTCTGGATGGAGTATACCTAGTGACTTGGCAGAGTCTTCCCAGTTGGTGAATTTCTCTTGCTCAGGTTGCAATATAGTGGGGCCTGTGCCTGATTTTTTTGGGAAATTACCTTCCTTGAGTATGTTGAGATTGTCGTATAATCGGTTAACTGGTAATATACCATCGAGTTTTCGTGATTCGGGGCTGGAAGTGTTGTGGTTGAACAACCAAGATGAAGGTGGAATGAGTGGTTCTCTTGATGTCATTGGATCTATGGTCGGGCTAACTCAGTTATGGCTACATGGGAATCAATTTACAGGACCGTTACCGGATAATATTGGCGATTTAGCATCGCTAAAAGACCTCAATCTCAATAGGAATCGTCTTGTTGGCATGATTCCCCCAAGTTTAGCAAATATGAACCTCCAGGTCTTGGATTTGAGCAATAATATGTTTATGGGTCCGATACCGGAATTTAAAGCTTCCAATGTTGATTATGCTTCGAATTCATTCTGCCAAAATGATCCTGGCGATCAATGTGCTTCCCAAGTGAACTCCCTTTTAGATTTTCTTCATGATCTGAACTATCCCGAAAAACTTGCTTCACAATGGATCGGGAACGATCCATGTAAAGGGCGTTGGTGGGGGATCACTTGTAATTCAAGGAATGAGGTTTCGGTAATAAATTTACAAAAGCTCGGGCTAACCGGTACGCTTAGTCCTTCGATCTCAAACCTACCATCACTACTAGAAGTTCACTTAGAAGGCAACCATATACATGGCACAATTCCTGCGAGTTTAACTCCGTTGAGTTTTTTGCGGCTGTTGGATGTGAGTGGGAATGACTTTGAACCACCGTGGCCAAGGTTCCGCGATGGTGTGAAGGTGATAACCGATGGTAATCCAAAATTTATAGGCGATGGATCCAATAAGTCGCCATTACCATCCGACGGCAATCCTTCATCCAGTGATCAGCCACCGGCATCAGATGTAGATGGTACAGGTTCGACGCCTAATGCACATGTGACCGAAAATTCCACAAAATCTGGAATAGCGGCTGTTGTTGCTGCAGCTGCGGGCTTTACGTTTTTTATAATCCTCGCAGCAGTAATAGCTGTCTATTGTTTTAGGAAAAGGAAAAAGACAAAACAGGCTACTACAAGTGTTGTAATCCATCCTAAAGATTCCTTAGACCATGATAACATGGTGAAGATTTCTGTGGTAGATGGCTCGGGTTCGGAGACTCATAGTGGTAGTGTTTCCGAGAATAAAGAACTTGGAATTTCTCTACAGGTTCTTCGTAATGTGACCAACAATTTCTCACAGGAAAACGAGGTTGGACGTGGAGGTTTTGGGGTGGTTTACAAAGGTGAGCTCGAAAATGGAACCAGAGTAGCAGTTAAGAGAATGGAATCAGGGGTGATTAGTGCCAAAGCATTGGATGAATTCCGAGCAGAAATCGAAGTGCTTTCAAGGGTTAGCCATCGTCATCTTGTGTCCCTTTTGGGGTTCTCTACTGAAGGAAACGAGAGGCTTTTGGTTTACGAATATATGCCCCATAGAGCTCTTAGTCGACACCTTTTTCGTTGGAAAAGTGTTGATTTAAAGCCTTTATCTTGGGCAAAGAGGCTTGTTATTGCTCTCGACGTTGCAAGAGGAGTCGAATATCTTCATACTTTGACACACCAGACGTTTATACACCGTGATCTTAAATCAGCCAACATTCTTTTGGATGATAACTTTCGAGCTAAAGTTTCAGACTTTGGCCTAGTGAAATTGGCTCCAGATGCCGAGAGGTCCATTGCCACTAGGTTGGCTGGAACTTTTGGATATCTTGCGCCGGAATATGCTGGTAAATGCTGTTTGTTTTTGTTAAATAAACTTATTTTGTGATGTTAGTCGATGAAGCTCCTAGACGGCTCGAAAAACAGCATAATAGCTAGCTCTCCGGTGGAGCGGATTCCTTATGGTTAACTCATTCCTTCTGAAATGGTGCTTAGCTTGGTTCTCAATCGTTTTGTTTCATCTTCAGTGACAGGAAAAGTAACAACGAAAGTCGACGTCTACAGCTTTGGAGTTGTACTGATGGAACTTTTGACGGGCTTGGCAGCACTGGATGAACAACGCCCTGAAGAGCAACGATACTTAGCCGAATGGTTTTGGCGGATAAAATCCGAAAAAGAGAAGCTTATTGCCAGCATCGACCCTGCTCTCGATGCCAAGGAAGACATTTATGAAAGTGTTTACACTATAGCTGAGCTGGCCGGGCATTGCACGACACGAGATCCGTCTCAGCGCCCTGACATGGGGTATGTCGTGAATGTGCTAGCTCGATTAGTCGACGAATGGAAACCATATGAAGAGGATGATACAGATGAAGATTCGGGGATCAACGCAGGATTACCCCTTGCACAGATGTTGGAGGGCTGGAAAGAAAATGAAGTTACTCGCGATTATAGCGAGTCGTGTACTGATCAGGGCAGCAAAGACAGCATTGGTGCTGAGCCTTCAGGATTTGCTGATACGTTTGCTTCGACTGATGCTCGTTAATGGTTATGGGACGTGTTTTTGGTTGAAATTATCATTGGTTTTGTTCATGTAAGAAATCGCTTGTGTTTTCCATCAatcaacaaagaaaagaaacgaATGTTTTCACATGAAGTTTAAGTTCATATGTATTTATATTTACTCGTTTATCTTGAAACACAACCTCTTGAATGAGTCCATTATATATGACACTGAATTGAGtttcaaaataattaatcttctaTTTCTTGTAAATACAATGTCAAAGGTGAGGGAGTGATTAGCATGTAGTAAATTGATTATAACCTTCAATGAGCatacatttatttttcattacTATTTAAAACTCTATTTTATTAGGGCACCTGCATTGATCCCGATTAATACACATTGCCCACAGGGGTATAGGCAAGTTGGTAAGACCCGAGGTGACGTGAGAAGAGATTTCTCAGCGTTGTgagttcgatcctcgtgtggagcatattctctgctgaaatattgtgggagTATGCTCTGGGGTTGGGTCATGTTGCTCCCTCCCTCAGGTacctgccgctcgtgcacatccctcgatttaacctcTGCATGAGTCAATGAgtctctgactcatgtggaatggggTCCCCCCTTTGAGATCAATCTTTTTTTGATTAATACACATTATTCTACCTTTCACATCCTCAAAAAGCGTGGGATCCACATGTTACATACTCATCATATTAACAATTTCTTATTATTAATACACACTCACATCCATTTAATATCAACATTCATTATTTATAGGTCTCACGATCTACTTACATATTATTTTATACTAAAAAATACATTTAATTCCAAACAAACGACTACAATTCCtttgttgtttaatttttttaattaaaaaattgatGGCACGTGCTTTCATGCCGCCTATtcctctattttttttaaaatttattgtgtATAACGAGATTAATATGTATGAATTTTTGGGTTGAAGATTAATAATTCATGCACCCACATTGGTACATGAACATTAATTGGTGTTATTAATCACCAAATAATGCACCAATATGGGTGCTCTTAAACAATATACATTCGAGGAGTTGATGCTAGCTATGTAAACAAATGTTAGTGACTTACATGATTTGCGGACTATTATGTTAGCTCGAAGAGTTACCGAAAGACAATGAAAGCAGTTTGGATACAAAAGTTATTggcttaaaaaaacacttaaataaGTCCAGCTTTTTAAagttcttttattaaaaaaagcaAAAACAGTTTTTGCGTTTggataaatgttaaaaaaagattttttttaaatagaaaCAGAagcagaaataaaaaaaataaaatttttggcttttaaaaaagcactttttgcATTTAAATATGTGCTTTTTTAAAAACTACTGTTGTAAACAAACGCCTGAGTTTTTAAGAAaaacgttttttttaaaaaaataagtgttTTACTTTGGTTGGCTTCCGTAACCAAACTCACTTGGATGgggaaaaatatttattataaaaaatgagATTATgagggtgtttgggagagcttaaaagcttttgcaaacagcttataagttgttttagagcttttaagctctcaaattttgtttggcaaaaatttttaaaaacagcttataagctgtcaaaataagctgtttgacagcttataagccgtttttaaaaaaagtaaggAAACAtgtacttttttcaaaaaattcttattttaatattctatctctctaaaatatctttgaatatttttataaatctccatcatatcctccacccattaaatattaaatattatttttaaaaaaattaaaaatcacataagtttttctaaaataaaatattaaaataattttattttttaatatatgtttattctaaaactattttcgtatgtgtataactcaaaattttatgttcatagaattataccctttttgataattttgacaataaaaagatcttaaaatatcaaacatatcaacatcttaaagttgtttaaaataagtttactcaaacactttaacagcttatttttaaattaagttctaacagcttataagctcgtaaaacagcttttaagcactaggagcttataagctctttttaataagtttagcaaAACACCCTCTATATCAAATTTCTATGGTATGAAATGAAAAAACAAGTACTAAAGATGTATCCATCTTTGTGACAATTACGACGtgtagggatgacaatggggcAGGTTTTCAAACCCGCCCCGACGGGGCGGGTCTACACCCGCCAAAGCGGGTCCGGTgcgggtctcgggtttggccaaacccgccccggacccgtattatatatatcatttaaaaatattcatgtatatatataaatatatatgtaat
Proteins encoded:
- the LOC140883126 gene encoding receptor-like kinase TMK3 translates to MCAWNMEADSRRLNHDVVVVFVYIFLLGGVNCVTDPNDFEILDDFRNGLENPELLKWPANGNDACGPPSWPHLFCSDGRVTQIQVRGLGLQGPLPHNFNRLDKLQNVGFQMNKLNGKLPTFSGLTNLQFAFLDFNEFDTIPSDFFHGLDNIRVLNLDDNPFNQSSGWSIPSDLAESSQLVNFSCSGCNIVGPVPDFFGKLPSLSMLRLSYNRLTGNIPSSFRDSGLEVLWLNNQDEGGMSGSLDVIGSMVGLTQLWLHGNQFTGPLPDNIGDLASLKDLNLNRNRLVGMIPPSLANMNLQVLDLSNNMFMGPIPEFKASNVDYASNSFCQNDPGDQCASQVNSLLDFLHDLNYPEKLASQWIGNDPCKGRWWGITCNSRNEVSVINLQKLGLTGTLSPSISNLPSLLEVHLEGNHIHGTIPASLTPLSFLRLLDVSGNDFEPPWPRFRDGVKVITDGNPKFIGDGSNKSPLPSDGNPSSSDQPPASDVDGTGSTPNAHVTENSTKSGIAAVVAAAAGFTFFIILAAVIAVYCFRKRKKTKQATTSVVIHPKDSLDHDNMVKISVVDGSGSETHSGSVSENKELGISLQVLRNVTNNFSQENEVGRGGFGVVYKGELENGTRVAVKRMESGVISAKALDEFRAEIEVLSRVSHRHLVSLLGFSTEGNERLLVYEYMPHRALSRHLFRWKSVDLKPLSWAKRLVIALDVARGVEYLHTLTHQTFIHRDLKSANILLDDNFRAKVSDFGLVKLAPDAERSIATRLAGTFGYLAPEYAVTGKVTTKVDVYSFGVVLMELLTGLAALDEQRPEEQRYLAEWFWRIKSEKEKLIASIDPALDAKEDIYESVYTIAELAGHCTTRDPSQRPDMGYVVNVLARLVDEWKPYEEDDTDEDSGINAGLPLAQMLEGWKENEVTRDYSESCTDQGSKDSIGAEPSGFADTFASTDAR